One part of the Flavobacterium johnsoniae UW101 genome encodes these proteins:
- a CDS encoding glycoside hydrolase family 140 protein, with protein sequence MNLKIKSLYALCISFMFTAQSGFSQSAKTKASLPEIKVSKNQHYFVTENEKPFFWLGDTGWLAFGKLDRAGIEKYFKDRKEKGFNVVQVMVLHNINAVNVYGDAALINEDVSKPLITAGNDFKDAKQYDYWDHVDYTLDVAQKNGVYLAMVPVWGTNVSKGNKVSKEQAAEYAKFLANRYKNRTNVIWLNGGDTHGNEFQDIWNAIGNTLKTNNPNQLVTFHPFGRTDSSENFHNEKWLDFNMFQSGHRRYDQDSIKTNFKEDNYKFVLRDFELKPTKPTLDGEPSYEGIPHGLHDTLQPKWTANDVRRYGYWSVLSGGAGYTYGHNAVMQMFRKGDKPAYGNKELWTSAISAPGAKQMVYIKKLMEEVPFLEGVPDVSLVVNQGEKYDYIPAIRGEKYALLYTYNGRIIEVKLGKIAGDKFEATWYNPRNGKKTKIGTFDNKGTQNFQPEGKKEDGNDWVLILKSTK encoded by the coding sequence ATGAATCTGAAAATTAAATCTTTATACGCTCTTTGTATAAGCTTTATGTTTACAGCACAAAGCGGATTTTCGCAATCTGCCAAAACAAAAGCATCTCTGCCTGAAATCAAAGTATCTAAAAATCAGCATTATTTTGTTACCGAAAACGAAAAACCATTCTTCTGGCTTGGCGACACGGGCTGGCTGGCATTCGGAAAACTGGACAGAGCAGGAATTGAGAAATATTTTAAAGACAGAAAAGAGAAAGGATTTAATGTCGTTCAGGTAATGGTTTTGCACAATATAAATGCGGTTAACGTGTATGGCGATGCAGCTTTAATCAACGAAGACGTTTCAAAGCCTTTAATCACAGCAGGAAATGATTTCAAAGATGCAAAGCAATACGATTACTGGGATCATGTAGATTACACTTTAGATGTGGCTCAGAAAAACGGAGTTTATCTTGCTATGGTTCCGGTTTGGGGAACAAATGTTTCAAAAGGAAATAAAGTAAGCAAAGAACAGGCAGCTGAATATGCGAAGTTCTTAGCTAACCGATATAAAAACAGAACCAACGTAATTTGGTTAAACGGAGGAGACACACATGGAAATGAATTTCAGGATATCTGGAATGCCATTGGAAATACTTTAAAAACCAACAATCCAAATCAGTTAGTGACGTTTCACCCGTTTGGAAGAACCGACTCTTCAGAGAACTTCCACAACGAAAAATGGCTGGATTTCAATATGTTCCAATCAGGACACAGAAGATACGATCAGGATTCTATAAAAACAAATTTCAAAGAAGACAATTACAAATTCGTTCTAAGAGATTTCGAATTAAAACCAACAAAACCAACTCTTGACGGAGAACCATCATACGAAGGAATTCCACACGGTTTGCACGACACTTTACAGCCAAAATGGACCGCAAACGATGTTCGCCGTTACGGATATTGGTCAGTACTTTCAGGTGGTGCAGGTTATACGTACGGACATAACGCTGTAATGCAAATGTTCAGAAAAGGCGATAAACCAGCTTACGGAAACAAAGAATTATGGACATCAGCCATCAGTGCGCCAGGAGCAAAACAAATGGTTTATATTAAGAAATTAATGGAAGAAGTGCCATTTTTAGAAGGAGTTCCAGATGTTTCTTTAGTGGTGAATCAAGGGGAGAAATACGATTATATTCCGGCTATAAGAGGCGAAAAATACGCTTTATTATACACTTACAATGGAAGAATAATAGAAGTAAAACTAGGAAAAATTGCTGGAGATAAATTCGAAGCGACTTGGTATAATCCAAGAAATGG
- a CDS encoding DUF6298 domain-containing protein — translation MKNILKVNFIKQNIIPSFKNTLVIMCFAMFTSGNITAQNNFPDIIKTKEGKLSFTTDSQGNQIPDFSFVGYKNSEVALPNLDNKIFVSKQEEDATQKIQNAIDYVSSLKPDKSGFRGAVLLDKGTFKISGTLYIRKSGVVLRGSGNSENGTVLLGTGLEREALIRILGVNDKVYKDSFEFANAYTPLGTQKIQLKNTSKLKVGDEIEISKPLTDNFIKEVNMQDFGGETSWIGWKKGDWTTTWNRVVTKINGNEVTVNAPITMSLDDVFGTSKVTVYSWQGRIENSGIENILIKSTYNPSNLKDEEHRWQAISIENTRNAWVKQVNFKHFAGGAVTILKTSQQITVEDCIATEPISEIASFRRHTFYTEGQQTLFQRCYSEFGYHDFAVGGFGTTGPNVFVQCESHLPFENSGAIGSWATGVLFDIANIDGKALSYNNREQGGRGAGWTAANSVIWESSASKVECYSPPTAQNWAFGVWGQFGGNGHWKNVNEHISPRSLFYTQLEARLGKLPVQPFIYDLGSEASSSPSIEVAAELTKNAATTAKSLQELIAEASKGNPINTDSKGLKNANDLKVASNKTEKSTSKVTTENGWLTFEGKVIAGKQTNVAWWRGDLTDDFVNKSTPHITRFVPGRTGNGLTDKVQETVDNLTKNNIVALEHNYGLWYDRRMDDHERVRRIDDDVWPPFYEQPFARSGQDLAWDHLSKYDLTKFNDWYWSRLAQFATLAEPNGQMLINQQYFQHNILEAGAHWASSPWRSANNINSTGFPEPPPYAGDKRIFMAEQFYDITNAQRRKLHEGFIRKSFENFQENSNVIQLTSAEYTGPLHFMEFWLDQAQKWKDETGKKGLIGLSATKDVQDAILNDAKRVKTVDLIDIRYWYYKEDGSAYAPQGGVNLAPRQHARKLKTGKETDNQVYRAVREYREKYPEKVILYSTDGSSRFGWPALMAGASLPNIPKIELPQFYTALSEMKLVDGNTFSDNLWKLENKGKSYLIYVKNDQDITIDLENEKGTFEVFAINATTGNITKKANISGGKQVTIPQAEIKEKVLFLIKK, via the coding sequence TTGAAAAATATACTTAAAGTGAATTTCATTAAACAAAATATAATCCCTTCCTTCAAAAACACATTAGTGATAATGTGTTTTGCTATGTTTACATCTGGAAACATCACAGCCCAAAACAATTTCCCAGATATCATAAAAACCAAAGAAGGAAAACTTTCTTTCACAACCGATAGTCAAGGAAATCAAATCCCTGATTTTTCTTTTGTAGGATACAAAAACTCAGAAGTTGCCCTTCCAAATCTAGACAACAAAATTTTTGTTTCGAAACAAGAAGAAGACGCAACGCAGAAAATCCAAAATGCAATTGATTATGTAAGTTCTCTTAAACCAGATAAATCAGGGTTTCGTGGAGCAGTTTTGTTAGACAAAGGAACTTTCAAAATTAGTGGAACATTATACATTAGAAAATCGGGAGTTGTTTTAAGAGGAAGTGGCAATTCGGAAAACGGAACCGTACTTTTAGGAACAGGTTTAGAAAGAGAAGCTTTAATTAGAATTTTAGGCGTAAACGATAAAGTGTATAAAGATTCATTTGAATTCGCAAACGCTTATACGCCACTTGGAACGCAGAAAATCCAATTAAAAAATACATCAAAATTAAAAGTTGGCGACGAAATCGAAATCAGCAAACCTTTAACGGATAATTTCATTAAAGAAGTAAACATGCAGGATTTCGGCGGAGAAACCTCTTGGATTGGCTGGAAAAAGGGTGATTGGACGACAACTTGGAATCGTGTCGTAACCAAAATCAACGGAAACGAAGTAACGGTAAACGCTCCAATCACAATGTCTTTGGATGACGTTTTCGGAACTTCAAAAGTAACCGTTTATTCTTGGCAGGGAAGAATTGAAAATTCCGGAATTGAAAACATATTAATAAAATCAACTTACAATCCTTCAAACTTAAAAGACGAAGAACATAGATGGCAGGCTATCAGCATTGAAAACACCAGAAATGCTTGGGTTAAACAAGTTAATTTTAAACACTTTGCAGGCGGAGCTGTTACGATTTTAAAAACAAGTCAGCAAATTACAGTTGAAGATTGTATTGCTACAGAACCAATTTCAGAAATCGCATCATTCAGAAGACACACTTTTTATACTGAAGGTCAGCAGACTTTATTTCAGCGTTGTTATTCAGAATTTGGATATCATGATTTTGCCGTTGGCGGATTTGGAACAACTGGACCAAATGTGTTCGTGCAATGTGAATCACATTTGCCATTCGAAAACAGCGGTGCAATTGGAAGCTGGGCAACTGGAGTTTTATTTGACATTGCCAATATCGACGGAAAAGCATTAAGCTATAATAACAGAGAACAAGGTGGAAGAGGCGCTGGATGGACAGCAGCCAATTCTGTAATCTGGGAATCATCGGCATCAAAAGTAGAATGTTACAGTCCGCCAACAGCACAAAACTGGGCTTTTGGAGTTTGGGGACAATTTGGAGGAAACGGACATTGGAAAAACGTAAACGAACATATCAGTCCAAGAAGTTTATTCTACACACAACTAGAAGCTAGATTAGGAAAACTTCCAGTTCAGCCTTTTATCTACGATTTAGGTTCAGAAGCTTCTTCAAGCCCGAGTATAGAAGTTGCTGCAGAATTGACTAAAAACGCTGCTACAACGGCAAAAAGTTTACAAGAATTGATTGCAGAAGCTTCAAAAGGAAATCCGATTAATACAGACAGTAAAGGTTTAAAAAATGCAAACGATTTAAAAGTTGCATCAAATAAAACAGAAAAATCAACTTCTAAAGTAACTACAGAAAATGGCTGGTTAACTTTTGAAGGAAAAGTAATTGCAGGAAAACAAACCAATGTTGCTTGGTGGAGGGGTGATTTAACCGATGATTTCGTAAACAAATCAACACCGCATATCACTCGTTTTGTTCCAGGAAGAACAGGAAACGGATTGACAGACAAAGTTCAGGAAACTGTAGATAATCTAACTAAAAATAATATCGTTGCCTTAGAACACAATTACGGTTTGTGGTACGACAGAAGAATGGACGATCATGAACGTGTACGCCGAATTGATGATGATGTTTGGCCTCCGTTTTACGAACAGCCTTTCGCAAGAAGCGGGCAAGATCTAGCTTGGGATCATTTAAGTAAATACGATTTAACAAAATTCAACGATTGGTACTGGAGCCGTTTAGCGCAGTTTGCAACGCTGGCAGAACCAAACGGACAAATGTTAATCAATCAGCAATATTTTCAGCACAATATTTTAGAGGCTGGAGCGCATTGGGCAAGTTCGCCTTGGCGTTCAGCAAATAATATCAACAGTACAGGATTTCCTGAGCCACCGCCCTACGCAGGAGACAAACGTATTTTTATGGCGGAGCAGTTTTACGATATTACGAATGCTCAAAGAAGAAAATTACACGAAGGTTTCATCAGAAAATCATTTGAAAATTTTCAGGAAAACAGCAACGTAATTCAATTGACAAGTGCCGAGTATACAGGTCCGTTACATTTTATGGAATTCTGGTTAGACCAAGCCCAAAAATGGAAAGACGAAACAGGTAAAAAAGGATTAATTGGTTTAAGTGCTACAAAAGACGTTCAGGATGCTATTTTAAATGATGCTAAAAGAGTAAAAACAGTTGATTTAATTGACATTCGTTATTGGTATTACAAAGAAGATGGTTCAGCATACGCTCCGCAAGGAGGCGTAAATTTAGCACCGAGACAGCACGCCAGAAAACTAAAAACCGGAAAAGAAACAGATAATCAAGTATATCGCGCCGTTCGTGAATACCGAGAAAAATATCCAGAGAAAGTCATTTTATATTCAACAGATGGTTCTTCAAGATTTGGATGGCCGGCTTTAATGGCGGGAGCTTCATTGCCAAATATTCCGAAAATCGAATTGCCTCAGTTTTATACCGCTTTAAGCGAAATGAAATTAGTTGACGGAAATACGTTTTCAGACAATCTTTGGAAACTGGAAAATAAGGGAAAAAGCTATCTTATTTATGTAAAAAATGACCAAGATATTACAATCGATTTAGAAAACGAAAAAGGAACATTTGAAGTATTTGCAATTAATGCAACAACAGGAAATATAACGAAAAAAGCAAATATCAGCGGAGGAAAACAAGTGACAATTCCACAAGCTGAAATAAAAGAAAAGGTGCTTTTTTTAATTAAGAAATAG
- a CDS encoding polysaccharide lyase, with protein MQKIFPNHTLKRTFMALSFCSLVSSAYAQYPVIPKPVQEKADAILADEEKRLSEIWNANVQIIKEEAKQGKPYLPWASYPKDFVQADIPAFPGAEGGGAYTQGGRGGKIFVVTSLEDSGKGTFREACEAVGARTIVFNVSGIIHLKSRISMRAPYVTIAGQTAPGDGICIAGETLEIDTHDVIIRHMRFRRGATEVTRRDDALGGNVIGNTIIDHCSVSWGLDENISLYRHQFAPNAKSKLEKLPACNITIQNTISAEGLDTYNHAFGSTIGGLNSTFMRNLWADNISRNASIGMYGDFNFVNNVVFNWWNRTLDGGDYRSMLNIINNYFKPGPITPQNEPISYRIVKPESGYIEPKQYGRAYVSGNFIVGSPEVTADNWNGGVQLENLPEAETKEFLAAIKQPKPFSMPKFNIMSAEEAYDFVLTNVGATIPKRDAVDERIIKQVKTGKIEVKDGLENSIGKEYIKRRLPADSYKKGIITHPDQVGGYPTYKGKAYKDSDNDGIPDAWEKKYGLNPNDASDANKDANGDGYTNIEKYFNGIDPNSKVDWTKTENNTDTLAKLKSLLQ; from the coding sequence ATGCAAAAGATTTTTCCAAACCATACTTTAAAAAGAACATTTATGGCGTTGTCATTTTGTTCTCTTGTTTCATCGGCATATGCCCAATATCCTGTAATTCCAAAACCTGTTCAGGAAAAAGCAGATGCTATTTTGGCTGATGAAGAAAAAAGGCTGAGCGAAATTTGGAATGCTAATGTTCAGATTATCAAAGAAGAAGCAAAACAAGGAAAACCTTATTTACCTTGGGCTTCGTATCCAAAAGATTTTGTTCAAGCAGATATTCCTGCTTTTCCAGGTGCTGAAGGAGGCGGAGCCTACACGCAAGGTGGACGTGGAGGGAAAATATTCGTAGTGACGAGTTTAGAAGATAGTGGAAAAGGAACTTTTCGCGAAGCTTGTGAAGCTGTTGGAGCAAGAACAATCGTTTTTAATGTTTCGGGAATTATCCATTTAAAAAGCAGAATCAGCATGCGTGCACCTTACGTGACAATTGCTGGACAAACTGCTCCAGGCGACGGAATTTGTATTGCAGGAGAAACTTTAGAAATTGATACACACGATGTTATAATCAGACACATGCGTTTTAGACGTGGTGCAACAGAAGTTACAAGAAGAGATGATGCGCTGGGAGGAAATGTAATCGGAAATACTATAATTGACCACTGTTCTGTAAGTTGGGGATTAGATGAAAATATTTCTTTATACAGACATCAATTTGCACCAAACGCTAAGTCGAAATTAGAGAAATTGCCTGCTTGTAATATCACGATTCAGAACACTATTTCAGCAGAAGGTTTAGATACGTATAATCACGCTTTCGGAAGTACAATCGGCGGATTAAATAGTACTTTTATGCGCAACTTATGGGCAGACAACATTTCTAGAAATGCTTCTATCGGAATGTATGGCGACTTTAATTTTGTGAATAACGTAGTATTCAATTGGTGGAATCGTACACTTGACGGAGGTGATTATCGTTCGATGTTAAATATCATCAACAATTATTTCAAACCAGGACCAATAACGCCTCAAAACGAGCCTATTTCGTATCGAATTGTAAAACCAGAATCTGGTTATATTGAACCAAAGCAATACGGAAGAGCTTACGTTTCAGGAAACTTTATTGTAGGTTCTCCTGAAGTAACGGCAGACAACTGGAATGGAGGAGTACAATTGGAAAACCTTCCAGAAGCGGAAACAAAAGAATTTTTAGCAGCAATTAAACAGCCAAAACCTTTTTCAATGCCAAAATTCAATATCATGTCGGCAGAAGAAGCTTATGATTTTGTTTTGACGAATGTTGGAGCAACAATTCCGAAAAGAGATGCTGTTGACGAAAGAATTATCAAGCAGGTTAAAACTGGAAAAATTGAAGTTAAAGACGGTTTAGAAAATTCAATTGGAAAAGAATATATCAAAAGAAGATTACCAGCCGATTCATATAAAAAAGGAATTATAACGCATCCAGACCAAGTTGGCGGATATCCAACTTACAAAGGAAAAGCATATAAAGACTCAGATAATGACGGAATTCCAGATGCTTGGGAGAAAAAATATGGCTTAAATCCAAATGATGCTTCAGATGCTAATAAAGATGCAAACGGAGACGGTTATACCAACATCGAGAAATATTTTAACGGAATCGATCCAAACAGTAAAGTTGATTGGACGAAAACGGAAAATAATACGGATACTTTAGCGAAATTAAAGTCTTTATTACAATAA
- a CDS encoding DUF3826 domain-containing protein: protein MALNKINAGLLSLVFAFSTLNAQQHLDPEYVKITNERAGKIVTKLDLKNEAKEKAVSNIIAQQFRDLTEIQDGRDAEIKKVKEDTSLAKEKQNEKIDKLKAKADESIAKLHKSYIKKLSKELSEDKITEVKDGMTYGVLPITVAGYNDMLPNLTAEQKDYIYKALVEAREHAMDAGSSKEKHGWFGKYKGRINNYLSKQGYDLNKESKDWHERIEEREKAKN from the coding sequence ATGGCACTAAATAAAATAAATGCTGGTTTATTATCGCTTGTTTTTGCATTTTCAACTTTAAATGCGCAGCAGCATTTAGATCCTGAATATGTAAAGATTACCAACGAAAGAGCTGGGAAAATCGTTACCAAATTAGATTTGAAAAACGAAGCAAAAGAAAAAGCAGTTTCAAATATAATAGCGCAGCAATTCAGAGATTTAACTGAAATCCAAGATGGAAGAGATGCTGAAATCAAAAAAGTAAAAGAAGATACTTCTTTAGCTAAAGAAAAGCAAAACGAAAAAATTGATAAACTGAAAGCAAAGGCAGACGAATCAATTGCAAAACTGCATAAATCTTATATCAAAAAATTAAGCAAAGAATTGTCTGAAGATAAAATCACTGAAGTGAAAGACGGAATGACTTATGGAGTTCTTCCTATCACAGTGGCAGGTTACAACGATATGCTTCCAAACTTAACGGCAGAACAAAAAGATTATATCTACAAAGCTTTAGTTGAAGCGAGAGAACATGCAATGGACGCAGGTTCTTCTAAAGAAAAACACGGCTGGTTTGGTAAATACAAAGGAAGAATCAATAACTATTTATCAAAACAAGGTTACGATTTAAATAAAGAAAGTAAAGACTGGCACGAACGTATTGAAGAGAGAGAAAAAGCTAAGAATTAG
- a CDS encoding polysaccharide lyase, which produces MKNSALFIASSLLFLGSAKCFAQYPKISPEVQAQEKAIKEEAQRLSDEAWTKALVVIEEEAKHGKPYIPWAARPTDLPQAEIPAFPGAEGGGMYTFGGRGGKVYTVTSLEDRGPGTLREACEQGGARIIVFNVAGIIRLKSPLIIRAPYITIAGQTAPGDGICIAGESTWIDTHDVIIRHVRFRRGETFVGRRDDAIGGNPVGNIMIDHVSATWGLDENMSIYRHMYNPGPGYPDIKVGTVNITIQNSLFGEALDTYNHAFGSTLGGENCSFMRNMWANNAGRNPSIGWNGIFNFVNNVVFNWYNRSTDGGDYTANYNIINNFYKPGPVTDLTQPISYRILKPESGRSKLPYVVFGRAYVNGNIIDGNEKVTKDNWDGGIQLENKKGELMTYDEAKEYFAKMKTDKPFPMPWFRPFMKADEAYEFVLKNVGATLPIRDKVDERIVRTVKTGVPEYAKGLEKKEFYQFEHRRLPMDSYKKGIITDISQVGGYPQYKGKPYVDTDKDGMPDAWEKKYGLNPNDPSDAQGDLNGDGYTNIEDYINGVNPAIKVDWKDLANNKETLVRPLLDLK; this is translated from the coding sequence ATGAAAAATTCCGCATTATTTATCGCATCATCTCTGCTTTTTTTAGGAAGTGCAAAATGTTTTGCTCAATATCCGAAGATAAGTCCAGAAGTTCAGGCTCAGGAAAAAGCTATCAAAGAAGAAGCTCAAAGACTTTCTGATGAAGCATGGACAAAAGCTTTAGTAGTTATTGAAGAAGAAGCAAAACATGGAAAACCTTATATTCCGTGGGCTGCAAGACCTACTGATTTACCTCAGGCAGAAATTCCTGCTTTCCCAGGTGCTGAAGGTGGTGGAATGTACACTTTTGGAGGACGTGGTGGAAAAGTTTACACAGTAACAAGTCTAGAAGACCGTGGACCAGGAACTTTACGTGAAGCTTGCGAACAAGGAGGAGCGAGAATAATAGTGTTTAATGTTGCCGGAATTATCAGATTAAAAAGTCCGTTGATTATTCGTGCGCCTTACATTACAATTGCAGGACAAACTGCTCCTGGCGATGGTATTTGCATTGCTGGAGAATCAACTTGGATTGATACGCATGACGTAATTATCAGACACGTGCGTTTCCGTCGTGGAGAAACTTTCGTAGGACGTCGTGATGATGCAATCGGAGGAAATCCTGTTGGAAATATCATGATTGATCACGTTTCTGCAACTTGGGGATTAGACGAAAACATGTCAATTTATAGACATATGTATAATCCAGGACCAGGTTATCCAGACATTAAAGTAGGAACGGTAAATATTACCATCCAAAACAGTTTATTTGGAGAAGCTTTGGATACTTACAATCACGCTTTCGGAAGTACTTTAGGTGGAGAAAACTGTTCTTTCATGAGAAATATGTGGGCAAACAATGCAGGAAGAAACCCTTCTATTGGTTGGAACGGAATTTTCAACTTTGTAAATAATGTAGTTTTCAACTGGTACAACAGATCTACAGATGGTGGAGATTATACGGCAAACTACAATATCATCAACAACTTCTACAAACCAGGTCCAGTAACCGATTTGACTCAGCCAATCAGTTATAGAATTTTAAAACCAGAATCGGGAAGAAGTAAATTGCCATATGTGGTTTTCGGAAGAGCTTACGTAAACGGAAATATTATTGATGGAAACGAAAAAGTGACTAAAGACAACTGGGATGGTGGAATTCAGCTAGAGAATAAAAAAGGGGAATTGATGACGTATGATGAAGCAAAAGAGTATTTTGCTAAAATGAAAACTGACAAACCTTTCCCAATGCCATGGTTCCGTCCATTCATGAAAGCAGACGAAGCATATGAGTTTGTATTGAAAAATGTTGGAGCAACGCTTCCAATTAGAGATAAAGTAGACGAAAGAATCGTTAGAACTGTAAAAACTGGAGTTCCGGAATACGCAAAAGGATTAGAGAAAAAAGAATTCTACCAATTCGAACACAGACGTTTACCGATGGATTCGTATAAAAAAGGTATCATTACCGATATTTCGCAAGTTGGAGGATATCCACAATACAAAGGAAAACCTTATGTAGATACAGATAAAGACGGAATGCCAGATGCATGGGAGAAAAAATATGGTTTAAATCCGAACGATCCATCTGATGCGCAAGGAGATTTAAATGGAGATGGATATACAAATATTGAAGATTACATCAACGGTGTAAATCCTGCAATAAAAGTTGACTGGAAAGATTTGGCTAATAACAAAGAAACATTAGTTAGACCTTTATTAGATTTAAAATAA